The window ACTATTGATCCATCCGATGGATCTAGGTTTGCGCATGGATTGCCGGCCCTCGTCTCTATCTCCACTAATCGCGATTTGTAAAGTCGCCTGAGCCACCGAGCGCTGAGCgctgccgccgcccgccgcccgccagCGGACGCAGCAGAATGCCCACCGCGCATAGGCTACCTCGGTCCTTGCCATACACACCATCGTTGATTTCAAATAAGGTAGCTTATGTCTTAGTGATTTGGTCTTATCTTCTGTCCTAGAATTTTTCCATAAGACCTTGCGTTAAGTTTTTAATTAGTACTTGTCTTCTAAATTTCAGATCTACTATGTCCGATGGTGAAAAAAAAGAGATGAGAAAATTATTTGATGAGTTGATAGTATCACAGAGATCGTTGTGGATGAGAAAACTAATGCTAATCAAGAGACGATGACCATATAGAAGTCAATGTTGACATCATGGAATGTTTGAAGAAAATTCTAAGGTAATCTATAAATGTTCTTGGTAACATTTCATGTATGAAGAGAATATTTGATATACTTATtatttcatctatctctatatataCTATATAAAAGAATGAGGTTATGTATTACGTTTGTCCTTCGTTTAACCTTTCTACGTCCTTGCGCCTGTTtttgtttctctctctctcatctTTGATCCTCAACTGTCCCAATGTATTATTAACTTATTGCCATCTCTACTATTTATAAAGAACGCAATGTTCCGTCTTAAGTTTGTCCTTAGTCCAACCTCCCTATGCCTCCTccttattttgatttttttttctttcatatTTGGTTTTTCCCACAATTTTTTTCTCAAAACCGCCTCAACTAACCCATGTTTTATTGACTTACTGTTTGGTAAGCTAATAAGTGTCTTCGTTGTAGTGCAAAAAAAATTATCTAGTATGCTAATAAAAGGGCCCGGGATTTTAGTTTCGCCCCGAGCCCCCGAAATCTCAGGACCGGCCCTGCGTGGGAGTCTTCCCCTGGATCTGGACCGACATAGGACCTGATGGCTGCTCGTGGCCTTCGGCCATGGCTGGCTGGGTTCTTGCGGCCGTTGCTGACCTTGTTGCTAGCCGACTAGGTGGGTCGGGGCTCTAGGCGCAGCGCCGGATCTGGTGTCTCGGGCCATTGAGACGGCTGCTGCTCAGCAGTGAGGTGGCGGCTCGCTGCTGGGAGCTAGGCGGTGTGCAGAAGGCGGAGGTTGGTGGTGCTTTGGTCGGAGCCGGCAGCGGCGGCGACCGTAGGCGTTGCTACCTTCTCGAGGGCGCTGCTGTGGTGAGGTGCTCCTCTGCCTTGTCGTTCCCTGATCCGAGGGAAACCTCAGGTCCGTGCTCTTTCGGATCGGATGATGGCGGCGGCCTGCGTCGTTCCCCTCTTATGAGCATCATTTCTGGAGTAGGGGTCAGCTGGGGGACCATTGTTGATTTGACAGCGGTGGTGGTGCGGCCAGTGGTCTCCGACGGGCGCGTGGAGGAGGTGTGGTGGGCGGTGGAGATGCTGCAACAGCAAGGTTCGACACCCCCTCCCCCCGCCTTCAGTCTGCACTGCGGGCGCTTCGGACCTGGCCTCCGGCAGGCATGCGGTGGCGCGCGTGGGGCGTGTCGGCGTGCCTGATGTATGGCTGCAGCCCGGAACCATGGTGGTTCTTGGCCTCGGGCAGCGCCCCTCTGCTCCTTGTCGGCATGGTGCTTGGTGGGCATGGTGGCTCGCGTTGCGTCCAGTGGCTCTGCGTCCGGCCGACCTTTGGTGGATCTGGCGTCTAGTGTTGAGTTTGGTTGTCGGTGGTCTCCGCGAGGTGCAGCTGGCTGAGGCGGTTCGTCGTGCTTCTTCATCGTTGGAGGGTTCGACGGTGGTGGTCGtctgccatcttgctgtaggggTGTGCTCAAACTCCGGGTGATAACCCTGCATCGGCCCCGCTGATGCCGGCGGCAGCGGCATCTGCAGACGTCATTTTCCTCGTAGGAGGTGCCGTCGTGGAGCTACAACACCTACAGTTCTTTGTTTGTGGTCTCCGGGTAAAAACCCAAGATCGGGCTTGCCGGATCGGATGACGGTGTTGTGTGCTCGACAACACtacctccttggaggcgtcgtcTTGGAGACCCAAACAACGGCTTCTGTTGCTGTGTGTGGTTGTGGGTAGTGCgtttggtggtggtggtgcggccTGCTCAGGACCGAGGGTGGTGTGTTCTTCTTCAGGTGTTTCTCTTCAGCTGTCCTACGTGTGGTCTCCGGCCTGCTACTATGCATGCTCATGACCCTGTTCTGTTGAGGCGAGCCTCGGGCTCTTGGTCTCATCTTGGTTCACCTTTGCTCAATGATGACACAATGACGCCTCCCCGACTTGCTAATCGTCTTGAACTTCTGTGGCGGAGTGCTCAGTCAAGGTTCGTGTTAAGCTTTGTCACTCGTTGATCATGGATGCTCCTCTGTTGTGCCGTGGGGTTTGATACGCACGCCGGTGCGGTGCGTTAGGTTGTTTGTAGAGTCTTGGTATTGTGATCCCTCGACGCACCCCTCATCTACCTGGTCCTGTTAGTATGCTAGCTAGGTCTTGCCTTATGTTGGGCATCTTGTTCCTCTCCTTTCCTTGTAACACTTGTTACTTGTCTGGTTTTCGGCTCGGTTTTCCTCATAAACAAGGTCAATTTGTTAAGGTTTTCGATCCGGTTTTTCTTATAAACTGGATCACTCTCCTGGCATTATGGTCACTTTGAGCAATATATTCAGGTGGAGGGTCTCCTCCCCCGATGATTCTAAAAAAATAATTAGTTACTACCAAACTATTCTCCTGATCACCGTGGCTGTGACCTTGCTGGACTGCGCTTGGCCAACTACTGCCAGTGGGCTTCGAGAATCAGGTTCAACGTGGTGGAGGTGAGCAATGCGGGGTATGACTCCTGAAACGGCTCCAACCCCATAGCGACTTTCCCGACCGGCAACGATGTTGTTCCGCTTGCCACCATCGGGACCCGGTATTTCATCTGCGGCGTCTACACGTCAAGTCGAAAGTAGTGCGGACTGTGCAGCGGTGCCGACGGACAGGGAACCGACGTCGCTGCCAGTCCGAGACAGTATTAAGCTCAGCTGCGGCGGCTGGCGTTGATCAGTCCACGGTGGCCCGGCTCGGTCTGATAGTTGGTGCGGCTGGTCTTACGTTGTTCTTTTAGAGTGAACGATGATTGTGGTCCTTTTTTCCTTGGTAGGTCGTAGCATGGTCCCTTTGTGTATTAAATTCAATTCTTTTGTTAAATGTAATTGCATTCATTATGGTCCATTCGGCGCCTGTCGGCGCCGTCGTAGCTCGCGGGAACCATGGTTGCACGGTCGTTGAGGTTTTGCAGCTTTTCTCCTGCCCTATTCTAGCATCCACACATGTCAATTCCGGCAAAAAGGATGACCCGATGCGGCATCTATTGCCGTCGGGTTCCCAGGATGCACCACGGCTGGTTCCAGTGTCCTCACCaactggttccagcaaaaaccaTGGCCGGATGCAGCATCGTGGTGTCCCCTTGTAGCTTTTCTCTTCAGCTAGCGTAGCTTTCCTCCGTCGTTTtaagaaaaagggtttcccccgctttatattataaagcaaacCTCCGATACATCCAGCACGCTGGGGCCGCAGCACAGATAAgcccaaaagaaaacaaaagaaaatgaaagaGAAAAGGGCTAAGAGATGGCAGATCCTCCGATACATCCTCCGTCGTTTTTCTTTCAAGATGGCAGATTTATGATTTTATCTTAGTAGCTATAAAGGGCATTTAGTTTTACGTTGTCGTAATAAAGAAAAGGGCTAAGAGATGATTAATAAAAAGGATAATATTTAGTTTAATTTTTTTCATTTAGCTTTGAATTGTCATTTACCTCGCAAATGTTATAACCTCTCCAGGGCCGACCTTGTGAGCCTGCTTCAAATTGTTCTCTTATGAGAGTTTTCCTTAAGGTGTACTTAGTGGTAGTGTTTGGACGTAAGTACCAGGTTCAAGCCAATGTGCCCAAGGTATAGTTTCCCACTCAGGACCGCAGAGATTACCCCTTGATATTTGGGCGCACTGCAAAATGGTGTCGTTTTATTGTGTGAAATGGAACAGGGGAACACATACTAAATAAAAGAAACAAGAGCATCTCGAGGAGAAATGGTAGTGATAAAAAATTCTCCCTCCAATCCATAATAAGTGTCGTGATTTAGGTCAAATGTATAGTACATATATGACAACTAATTATTAGTGGAATTACCTTTCACTACCAAAAACTAGGACCAACTATAAATCCTCTTTGCCAAATATGATTTTAGCTATATGACAACGGCGAGGCGCCCTTACCCTGCAGACTATGCAACTTTTGAATTTGGTCAACACAACATATTATCAATAGTGAATTTCCATGAATTTTCACGGTGGCATACATCTTAATTATTATTTTAGAAGAACCTTAATTAATTATATAATTATTTGACGTACCGATGTAGTACATGTGCGCATCAACACGTTCGGAATGTTTAACTAGAGAATATGTTGGATTAATTTATGTTTAGTACGCTCGTGCGGGCATCCGGATCGATCGAGGACAAGGTCTACTGATGGCTACTGATGATTTCCTAACTAATTGTTTGGACATGGCCTGCTGACAATTTGGTTACTAATCATTTTCTCCCCAGACCCGGTCTACTGACGGCTACTGATCACATCTTCTCCATTGTTAGTTTTCTATTAAAGCTATGAAGCCAATCATATATAATAATATCAGTTTCAGGAGCTAACGTGTACGATGTTATCTTCATGTATTTTAGACGACCTATTCTATGTCACCTGGTCAACGCGCTTACACCCGATCGACACACTAGTATCAATGATCTCACAACACCATCCATCCTGCAGCCATTTCTCTCTTTAGCTTCCTTGGAGCTTGTGATCATTAGTTGATCAGACAATATAACCAAATTTCTCTCTAGCGCTAACTTCCATCCCCCACCATTTTTTCAGTTACTACTAAGTCAGCTTGCCAGTACTCTAGATCCATATTTAATCCATGGGGACCAAAACTCTTATTCTGATCACCGTGGCCATGACCATGCTTGGGACGGCGCTTGGTGCCAGCCACACCGTGGGCGAGCCGGACGGGTCGTGGGACCTTCAAACCAACTACTCCCAGTGGGTTTCGAGAATCAGGTTCACCACCGGCGATGAGCTCAAGTTCCAGTACTCCACCGCCGTGCGCAACGTGGTGGAGGTGAGCAAGACGGGGTATGACTCTTGCAACTGCTCCAGCCCCATAGCGACTTTCCCGACCGGTAACGATGTTGTTCCGCTTGCCATCGCTGGGACCCGATATTTCATCTGCGGCGTCTCTGGGCACTGCGATGCCGGCATGAAGGTCAAGGTCAACGTCAAGTCCAAAGAAATGCGGACTGTGCAGCGGTGCCGACGGACAGGGAACCGACGTCATTGCCAGTCCGAGACAGTATTAAGCTCAACTGCGGCGGCTGGCGTTGATCAGTCTGCGGTGGCCTGGCTCGGTCTGATTGTTGTTGCGGCTGGTCTTATGTTGTTGTTTTAAAGTGAACGATGATTGTGGTCCTTTTTTCCTTGATCAGTCGTAGCATGGTCCCTTTGTGTATTAAATTTAATTCTTTTGTTAAATGTAATTGCATTCATTATAATTGGATTCAAGACATCTTATTGCAAAAACCCAAATAATAACCGAGCATATAACCATGAAATAACTTTATCAAAGATGTGTCAGCTACAATGACATTACATCCAGCCATTATATACAACAGAAATTCAAGCAGAGCTAAATTCGTCTAGATAAATAACATGATTTTCATGGCGAGCGGGGCAAACACCACTGCAACTTTTTATATCATTAGGAAGTGTATGTACGCACTGGTTTGAGGTAAGACAAAAAAAAGATAAATGAAGGAAAACAAACCTTAACAAACGCAGCCAAAAAGAAGCAGAAACAAAAATTACAAGAGTTCAGCTTGCCAAGCCTTGAAAGCATTGTCATATTTCGTTTTCATCTTGTGTCCCAAAAGAATTAGTGAAGGTACTGAAAACCGTCAGTAGTCCCGAGAGGATGATGCGTGGGATCGGAAGTACCGGAGGGGATTCACATGTGgtgagtttacccaggttcaggccatcATCATGGAGGTAAGAGCCTACTCCTACTTTGGATTTGATTGATGGGGAAAAATGTCTCGTATGAGGGGGTATGTGGTGATAATGCTATCGAGACGATGATGCTACAGACAGATGCCTCGAACTACCCCTGGTCTCGTCTTATAAAGGTGTTCGAGACTCAAGGTTATACCTTTTGCTAACCGACCTAGGGTCTGGATTGGACGAGGGCTTCTTAACTTGCATGCCAATATGAGATCCTCCCGGAAGGAGCGCTTCCCGCAGAGCAAGGATCCTAGGCCACACCTTGGCTATTGGGCCTTGAGGCCAGCCCATTGACCGCTTCCTAGCTGATGGGCCATCCTAGGTTTAGTACACCGTGTGTATTTCTCAAGCTTGTCTAGAATTTTGGCCATGCTTCTCTCGGAATCTCCCGAGATGAAATCGTGTTGGGCTCCTCCTGTGTCAAATAAACCACACCAACCTCAGTTTTCTTGATGTCTCCATTAACTAACTGTCTGGACTAGGCCTCCATAGTGCCATGCAACCTGGCTTTAGAACTTCTTAGGAATCTTCGGACCCTTCCATATTTTGGCTTCTTGACCACCCGTAATGAAGGCCTATAAAAGACCGATGTATATTCTTACATGCACAATGACATCATGCTTGACCATCAAATCATCCAGGCATTGAATATCTATTTGAATCGAGCCATAACTGACCCAGGTAGGGATCGAAGCGTCGTTAATATAACTAGATGATACCCCATTGCGTTCCCGCGGAATTTGATTAATCTAATGAGATTTGATTGTATTTAACATGAGTGTTTGGGTTAACACTAGGATAAATGAAAATAAGAACACATATGAAATTGATTATAAGTACGCAAAATATTTTTGTTTAATGTATAAGTAGGATGATTGGATGAAATTCTCATGCAAGGGTGCATGTTGAGGTGGAATTTTCCATGCATGATTGCATGTTAAGATGGCATATTTGCATGTTAAGAATAATTTATTGGTGAAGATCACCTATTTAGTTATATAGGATATATGACAACTAATTGGCTAATGACCTGATAACTAAGTGACAATAAGTTGTTAAGTATTGCCTTTTTGTCAAAACATGTCGACATGAGATCTATTTTCGAAGATCTCACCCCGCGGAGCTAAAGGTGGAAATGGATCGTCAATCGGATTAATGCGTTGTGATATGGAATTGGTAACAAATTTAAATTTGATGGAATCTTTAGTTATATCGAGAGAGACACACACACTTGTGTGTTGTGGCGCATGCATGCGTGATGCATGAGAGGGGGGGGTGACGACACATGGGTCCCTAGTCCGCTCGTTGATAATATACAGCTTAGATTTTCCTATTGCTAAATTTatctttgtttttttctttttcaccAGTCTTGAACTCGCTGCACACATGGGTCACAAGCGTTTTGAACTCGCTGGTGGTTCAGGTCAGCCGCTAGCGCAAGCCCTTCACGACAAGCGGCTGCTTCTAAAATATCAGGTTCATTCGGACCAAAAGTAACAAGAGCAGAAGCACCTTGAAACCTTCCCTCCACATCTCTGCACAATGCGCCCCGACCTCGACAGGCCGCCGTCAATGTTGATCTTCATCATGCTCTCACAGGTCGAAGCCATCTTTGCTCTTgctgctgggccggcccacgcAGCCACTGGCTCAGCGCCAGCGCCGGATTGCATTGTGGCGCAAGAGGCACTGACTAGGATGAAGTTATTAATTGAGGAGTTCTTTCTTTCAAGAGTTAAATACACTGTGAGTGCCTTAACTTGTCCGGCGCGTTCAGTTTGGTTCCCAAACTTGTAAAATACATAAAACTGGTGTTGTAACTTGTCTCGGCGTTCAAATACAGTGCCTCTTGATGTATTCGGCCGTATGCAGTGCACGCGTGGCATGCCAGCGTGTCGccggcccacatgtcagtggttGCCCATGCTGGTTTGTTTTACGGGGAACCCCCTGTACTTTAGTTAAGCGTCGCAAAAAAGCCCCTAGTACTGTATAACCCTCGATGGCCAATTCCCCGATTCCCAAATCGAAAAGGCGAATCCCTAACTCTATCcacgcgacggcggcggcagcggattcTTCTCCGATTCGTCGTTGTTGTTTGGCCGGTGAGCAGTGGACCTAGACGAGGAGGCCAGAAGGCCGGCGTCATTTTTCTACTCCCCCTCCTCCTATGCTGGTAGAGATGGCTGGCGGTGAAATATTCTCTGATGGCTAGCGGCGGCGACAGCGGCGGAATCTTTCGTCGTTGCCCTTTGGCCGGCGAGCAGTGGACATAGACGAGGAGGCCAGAAGGCCAGCGCCATTTGTCTGCAATGATGCTTGGGTCAGCATAATCTTCCGCCTCCTCTTGTGTTGTTGGATTTGGTTTATCATTGTGGTGACCCTTCTTGTTATGGTCTGCAGCTCCACATATAGAACAGTGCATTGTAACACCCATGTTTGGAAGTTTTCTTCAGTCCATTCTTATCCCTTTTTTCTCCtctggatctttttatccaagaTCATCCCCTTTCAAACAAAAAGTTTCCTCCATAATAACCCCCAACAAAACCCTAGCCCTATTACGCCTGAAAAGGGGCCAATGCCGTTCACAACAGTCCTCATCTCGCACATAACACTGACTAAAGATGGACATCTACCACGGGAAATAGAAGACGCCCAAGCCCCTCAACCCTACCCTGGCGGCGGCAAGGAAATCGGGATGGAGGAAGAGAACGACAGAGCTACTAACCGTAGGAAGGAGCTGCCTCGCCTGGACGTCGACAACGTGGTCgatccatcgccgccgccgccaccggtcACCGTGCCGTGCCGCACCAGCTCCGCCACCGCCTTGGAATGATCGGGAGAAGAGTAAGAGAAAGGATACGAAGCGGTGGCGACAGCGAGCGAAGGGGCAGGGGGTTAAGGGTACCTACGTGCAAAAGTGAACACGGTCTTTGTTCCCGCTGTTACAGGGGCATTTTTGTGATGTTTAATTAAAGTGCATGGGGTTCCCCGTAAGAAACCAACACAGTCAGCTCACGGCGCacccccagccactgacatgtgCGGCGGCGACACGCTGGCATGCCACCCGTGCACTGCATACGACTGAATACGCCGAGAGGCACTGCATTTGAACACCCGGACAAGTTACAACACCAGTTTTgtgtattttgcaagtttaggaACCAAACTGAACGCGTCGGACAAGTTAAGGCACTCACAGTGTATTTAACTCTTCTTTCAAATATCACTTCCACCTTCCCAGGTTGTGACAAGTGGTGCGCTGCATGTGTGCCATTTATCGCAGCCTTAGAATTTTCTCtctttttcgtagatccgtttattcaaaacgttttatgcgtccaaatctcgaaccgtatTCATCGTTGAATTCCTCGCGTctagatcttcaaaactagatcccacgttgataggttttgatgaacttttttcatgaaaaaaccggACAAAAAAAATGCCTCTCACGGAAGGAAAACCAAcacgtttttttcgtttccgagaggcatggccgtgcctttcgcggaagcaaaaccgtgcctctcacagaaggaaaaaatgaaaacatgttttttttcgtttccgagaggcacggctgCATTTTTCCGTTTCTGAGAGGCACGGTCgagcctctcgcggaagcaaatatgtgcctctcgcggaagcaaaaagaaaaaaaataaaacgcGTTAATTTTTCCTTTTCCGAGAGGCGCagccgtgcctctcgtggaagcaaatccgtgcctctcgcgaaagcaaaaccatgtctctcgcggaagcaaaaaaaCACGCtcttttttcgtttccgagagacatagtcgtgcctctcgcggaagcaaatccgTGCATCTCGCGAAAGCAAAAAGAACACgttgaagcaaaagaagaaaactATGCCTTTTGAGAAAAATGCCAAAAGCTAAGAAAGACAGGTGGAAAAACGAAAAGCcaaaaaaaacgagcaaaaaacaTCTAAAAAGCCGAAAACGAGGGTGGAAAAATTCCGAAGGGAGCACCTAGAGCGCGACATGTGACGGCGGTtaagagcgcgccaagtggcgtgCTCTCGACCCGCCTGAAGTGACTTTCAGGAGGCTCCCAAACGAGCGCTCCTCAATTAGTTGCTCTGTGACTAGGAAGTCTCCTCCACTGATGGGTGTCCTATCCGTCGGTGGAAATAAATTTTCCTTGACAACTGACTAAACAAAGCCGATAAGTTTAAAGATTTTTGAGCTTTTTTCTTGCGAAAACAAAGCACATTTTAATCATTACAATATATCACAATTTTTCGATTCCATCAGAACAGTACAGTACGTGCATTCCATTCCACCATAATGGTTCGTGTTATTTCATCCGTATATAGAAAGTTTTATCCATTCCACTATATTATGCTAATTACCCGAGTCCCTACTCTTCCTCGAGAAAGAGTCCAACCATTTTTTATAATCCTCTCAAAGATGGGTCTCAATCACTCCACTCAGCGACTACCTGCCCCTATACCTGGTTGGGAGTCCCAAGGATGACGTATCCATTGGTCACGTGCGTCGTCTCCCCAAGTGAGAGGACCGGGGGCTCCCCTCCCTCCCTCCAGTGCCTCCTCCCTCCCCCTAGCCCCCTCCCGCCGCCGCTGGCGTGCGCCACCGGGCCTTGCTCGTGTGGTGCCGGCGGCGGCAGCCCCGACTTCCCCGCCCGCAGCGCCCCTGCTCGGGAGGGCTGGCAGCGGTGTCCCTAGGTCGACGACGGTTCTGGCGACGACGCGCCGTTTCGGGTGGCGCAACTCCGGGTGGTGAGGTGGTGATGACACGGCCGCTTGGCTGCGGGGTGATGCGGTGGCTAGAGGCAGGGCCCTTCGGGCCCAAAGATGGAGCTCTCCACGTATCATTTTTTGGCATCGTAATACGTGTTTCATTCATATCATATCATGAAAAACAAAGTACAAGTCACGTAAACGCCGACATGACAATGCTGAAAAGATAGCAGAACATCGCTGAGCTTAACACAAACTCCCGTCACCTGCCTCCGCACCACCACAGCAGCCACCAAAGGAAAAAAATGACGGATCACCTCCTCACCCGAGCTtgacgcggctccatcgctgataagcagctttgcggacctccaaggtggctcaccaaaagTGAAGTCATTGTTGTTGAACGAATCAAACTGGGGCAACACCCCGGACATGCTgtcgaactccagatctggcacccCACCACGACTAAAACGTCAAAGGAGGAAACCATAGCTCTCCACGTATCTGCATATGCATGGTTGCACGTCTATCATAGAATACGCAAcaagatttatttatttttggagACATAATACGCAACCAGATCAACAAGATAGCAAAACCAGGGAGACCAGCTGGGCCGGCCCCATGTTTCAGATTTATTTTATGCTTCACTAACTTTTTTC is drawn from Aegilops tauschii subsp. strangulata cultivar AL8/78 chromosome 1, Aet v6.0, whole genome shotgun sequence and contains these coding sequences:
- the LOC109746233 gene encoding mavicyanin-like; this encodes MGTKTLILITVAMTMLGTALGASHTVGEPDGSWDLQTNYSQWVSRIRFTTGDELKFQYSTAVRNVVEVSKTGYDSCNCSSPIATFPTGNDVVPLAIAGTRYFICGVSGHCDAGMKVKVNVKSKEMRTVQRCRRTGNRRHCQSETVLSSTAAAGVDQSAVAWLGLIVVAAGLMLLF